The Vigna radiata var. radiata cultivar VC1973A chromosome 6, Vradiata_ver6, whole genome shotgun sequence DNA segment TGAAATTTTGCAGAATAGTACAATCACATAGGCTCAGATTCAAGTTGAGTTTTGGTCCAACCCTTTTCACTACGATTTCCCACATATATGGCAAAGACACAAATTTGTACACAAGCCCGAAGTTTCTACAGCTACAGAACATAATCATGCAGAAGGATCAGGCTTGGTAATTTCGTTACCTCACCAAGAAACCATTCGTTCTCATCGAAAGTTTGGTCAAATTTCCTGTCCTATTTATGTGACAATTCTTGAAGGACAATGGCTAGGGGAATTGGCTTAGATTTTACCAAAGCTGAGCCATTAAGGCCAATCATGAATAACAAATTTGAAGGGGTTACTTAGGATGCTCGTTAAGCACAAGAAATGCTGGCATAAGATATTATCACTCTCTGACAGATCAATTTGGACACACACTGTCTTCAGCTCCTTGTCAAGGTAAACTCGTACTTATTAAGCTGCTGCAAGTTTTGGCCCCTTAGAAGTACAAAAAGGTGGAGTTCCTCAGCAACGGTAGGGCAATGGAGGGGAAACATGTGGTGGTGATCCATGATGTATCTCGAGAAATCAATGTAAGAATTTTGGAATGGTCTCTGCGTGGCTTGTCTCTTGTGCCAGGAGATGTTCTCACACTGATTGCAGTCATGCATCAAATTGTGACTCCTAGTGAGTAATCTTCCTCAGATTGCAGGGAGCTTCTTATGATATTGTTCCATTCACCACCTTGAAATGGAttttggaagaaagaaaatggaaaatcaaaGAACAATGAGTCAATAAGTGTTGTGCTGATTAATCTGACTATTTCTCCAAAGcatattaatcatttttacaGGTTCACTTTGCATGATGTGATGAAAGTTCTCCATCCATTAATGATAAAGTCGAATTTATAATGTATAGGTGGATGGTAATCTTatcttataaattgattaagtttaAAGTTGATTGATTAACACAAGATTTTTTGTAGTGGGATACAAAAGCAGTGTGGATAGCAGATTAATGTTTGGAGCAAACCAGAAGATGGTAGAGAAACAAGTTGCCaggaagaagaaacagtatATGAACAATGAAGACATTGCTCGTACTTTTCAGCTATACAAATCAGAAAAGgtcatataatttataaacactAGTTAAGAAAACCATAAACCCTCTATTTTTTAATCTTGTTAACTTTGCACATCATATTTTCAGGTTGGATTTGAGATAGAAATGGCTTTAGGATCATCATTAAAGGCAGTTGCACTGAAATCAGCCTTGAAGTTAAAGGCAACTTGGCTTATACTAGACAGGTAAGATGAATTTAAACTTGCTATCATTGACTAGATATGCAAGAATAATATAACCCTTTTGAAACTTTTCATCTGAAGACTGTTAAAGTTAAAAACGACTATCCGATCAAATCCACTGAAACATATAATTTCTGTGTAAGTCATACCTTCATACCATATGAGCTCATAGATTTGGCTATTACTCAGAACTTAATCACCCTTTACAGCTTCAAGTATTCTGTTTCTAACAACAACATAAATCTGATATATAGTTGGTAAAATCCAACCTTTTTTTAGTGAATCATCTTGATACAACCTGGTCAcaggaaaatgaagaatgatgAGGAGTTTTTCCTCCAGAAGCTTTCGTGTGGTATATTAAGAGTAAGGCGTTTCAATAAAATTGTACGTTTAAGAGGACCACTGCATCTCCCCCATGAATCACGCCCCAGTAGTACCAGCACTAATGATACAAACACTGACAGTATCCCACTACCAGACATTTCAGCTGAACATATTTACCTCTTCAGCACTGAGACTTCTCCCAACAGTAAATACTCCTATACTCTAAGACTTCATCTCGTTGCATGCACTCATGATATTAACTTGTGATCTTTATCAGCTTCTAAACTTTTCATTTCTGCAATTCACATGTGGGTTAACATTAACATAAGTTTTCCTCTCTTACGTAAAAATCCAAGTGTAAGTCTAAGTTTCACGTTAGGTACTAATCTGTATAGagataaaatctataaattcatCGTCtcgagattttgagttgaaaataatATCCATCTTTATATAAGTTGGACTCAGGTCTCACtggtattatatttatataagttgGACTCAGGTCTCACAGGTGTTATATATGTACGAGTAAATTCTCCATCTTTGTAACTGATACATTACTAACAAAGTTATTTTACATATGCTAACTACCTGTGCAGGTACAGTAAGAGATTATCCAATGAACCAGAAACAACCACAGGGAGAAAAGAGCCCTCATGATGAAGTATGGTACTCAACTCCTGATCAGAGCACAGAAAGAAAGAACAGTAAGCAAAGGGTTAATCAAACACATGAAGAACAAAAAGCAAGCAGAAAGCATGGTAATAAGGAGAAGGACCTAAAACTTGAACAGAAGTTAAAAGAGGAAAACTGTGACATAACCTGTGGTAGTAGCAACAGGGAAACAGAACAGAAAGAAGAAAGGTGCTCTTCTCTTGGTGGTgctaaaaacttttttcttgGAAAGGCTGAAGAATACACAGTGTGTGAACAATATTTTAGTTTGAGTAATTTTCATGTAAGGAACTAGTTTCAAATTTATATCAATATTCATTACACATTTGTGTTAATAGATCCTATTCTTCTCTTGTCAATGTGATATGGTTAGATTACCCATTATTGTCCAATCTCTGTCTTCATTCATGTCATAATAACAGTgctaatattattagttttttcacAAAAGTGATTCATATATCCTAGTtaagaggaaaaaaatgaactaatgataataaaaaaacgtgatttataaaaattttataatataatttaaactctttatatgcaaaattaaattagttatcaATATTCCATTGTATTactttaattatgaaataaattatattaaaattataacataaataaataatttagatgATAAATCAAATGtgttattttagaataatttaatgtgaatatataataacaataaaattaaataccgTATAAAATAGATAACAACATAAATTTGATGTcttaaaatatagataaaaacaataacacaaTCATAACAACGACCAAAACTCAATATTGTAAgagtttaatattaattttttatatagattaatTCAGgtcacatttatataatttttatgaagaaTCTTTCATAGAAAAATTCAACCATTTTTAATTcctattttatggttttaattaCTCTTAGTctcattgtttttaaaattgtgtttgatttcttaaagatttgattaaaattaatttaatttctatatttcagaaattataaattttaaactttgtgTTCTTTAAATATAACGAAAATagtctttaaatatttaaaaatataagtttgataTGTGCGTTTAGTCgtattatacaaatattaatgaaaaagaaaaaaaaaactaatgaaattaagatataatataaaagtaactAATAACCGATGGCCAAATAATAAAGTAAGTATTGacattttaaatatgaatatctttttatttaaaattaaaattgtattttgttgaAATCTATTTTGTACAGAAATTTTGATGTAAGGTATTGAGGACTCATATGTTGTTCCGCCAATTTTATTATCCAAATTGGGAACAGATATTGGAATTTGAGGTTTTGGTAGATTGATAAAAAAAGCAGAATGAGGTAAACTAGTTAGTGTGAGTGTTGTTTAACCCCCACTAAACCCAGAACTAGGAAAAGGAGGTTTTTGATGTTACTGAGTCAGTCTCACACAGACATATACACAAACACTTGGAGAGCGCCGGTACCCTGGGAGAAGAAGAACTCGTTGATCCATGACCACTATGCTACCAATCAAACATGTGACCAAACACCGTCTCAGATCCAAATCGTTTGTCTTCTCCATTGTCAACCCTTGCTCGTCTTCCCATGCTGCATGCGCTTCTCTCGCAGCATCACCTTCTCCATCAACGCCCTCAACTTCAAATTCATATCAGATCACGAAACAAGAAGTCGTGTCCTCCTTCAAGACGTGGTTCGCGACGCGAAAGGTCCAGCTAGACCCCCTCGTCGACCGCATCTACCAACTCCTCAACGCCTCCGCCGACAACGAAGACTTATTCCCCGCACTGTCCGCGCTCTCCCTCCCGCTCTCCGAGTGCCTCGTCCTCCGCGTCCTACGTTACTCCGCCACTCACCGCGACATCAACTCCTGCCTCAGGTTCTTGGACTGGGCCGGCAGCCAACCGAACTTCCACCACACGCGCACCACCTTAGTTGCCATCTTCAACATCCTCGTACGCGCCGACCGCAAACCCGGTGTCCTCGAATGCCTCGATGGCTTCCGCCGCGGCGTCTTCCTCCACAACGCCCGTTTCCACGACATCCTTGTCTTGGGCTATGCTATCGCCAGGAAGCCTCAAAACGCGCTCCATGCGTACGCCCGAATGCGCTTCATCGGCTTGGACCTCGACTCCTTCTCCTATCACGTCCTTTTAGACTCCCTCGCTGAGAAAAACTACTTTAACGCTTTTGACATCATTCTGAGGCAAATTCGTGCCAGGGGTTTCGAGAATCACGCTACCAATATCATCGTTGTTAAGCATTTGTGCAAAGAGAGAAGGTTGGAGGAGACTGAGGGTTTTCTCAACGATTTGGTGCGTCGTGGGGAGGGGTTAAAAGGGCCTGAAGTGAGTTTTTTGGTTGGCGCTCTGTGTGAGTGTTTTAGGTTTGAGCGTGCGGTTGAGTTGGTTAAGCGATTCGGGAGCTCGGGGTTGGTTCCATTGGATCATGCTTATGGGGCTTGGGTAAAGGGTCTTGTTCGAGGTGGTAGGGAGGATGAAGCATTGGAGTTTTTCTCTCAGAAGAAGGATTCTGAAGGGTATTGTATGTCCTCTTCTAGGTATGATGTTTTGATTTATAGGCTTTTGCGGCAGAATCGACTTCAACAAGTGTATGATTTGTTGGTGGATATGAATGAAAGTTGCATTCCCCCTGACGTGGCAACCATGAATGCTGTTTTGTGCTTTTTTTGCAAAGTGGGGATGGCTGATGTTGCGTGGGAGTTGTACAGTTCTCGTTCTGAGTTTGGTCTGTCTCTCAATCACTTGGCATGCAAGTATTTGATACTTACTTTGTGTTGGGATGGATGTGTTGTGGAGGCGTACAACGTTGTCAAAAGCTTGGTTGGCAAGAGTTATTTTCCTGATGAGCAGACATTTCGCACGCTTGCGAGTGCATTGTATAGGGAGTGCAAGATTGATGAGATGAAAGAGTTGATTGATCTTTCTGTCAGCCTGGATATTGTGCCTACTGCTTCAACGTATGACCAGTACATATATGCTCTGTGCCAGGCTGGGAGAGTGCAAGATGTTAATTTGGTACCTGGGGAACTTAAGACTGTTGCTGCCAGGGCTTCGTATGTTAAGATGATTAACGGTTTTGTTAAGTTGGGCAGGGGAGATAATGCTGCTCAGCTTCTTTATGAAATGAAATCGAAGGGTCATAAGCTGAACTTTCCATTGTGTACAACTGTAATTTGCTGCTTACTTAAAATGGATAATTCAAGAGGGCGCTTTTTCAATTTACTGCAGATGCTCACTCGCTGTGAATCTCCTACTCGCTGTGAATCTCCTTGTcgcatttataattttttcatggaAGGAGCTGGGCGTGCCCAGAAGCCTGACTTGTGTAGGGAAGTATTTGAATTGATGAAAAGTAATGGTGTTGAGCCCAACTTGAACTCTCGTGTTCTTGTGTTGCGAGGTTATTTGCGCAGTGGGAGAATTTCTGATGCTCTGAGTTTTTTTAACGTTGTCCGGGGCCAGGGTTTGGAATGCAAGAAGTTGTATACTACCTTGGTTAATGGTCTTTGCAAGTGCAATAGGATAGACATGTCACTTGGGTTCTTTAAGAGCATGTTCAGACTTGGATTCAATCCAAGTCTTGAATGCTATGAGGTTATTGTGCAGGAGCTTTGCTCATTGCAAAGATATCAGGACGCAATACGTATTGTTAACGCATATGAGAAAACGGGACGCCCTATTAGTTCTTTTATGGGCAATCAACTGCTTCAACATTCTTTGATTTCACCAAAACTCCACGATACATGCGTTTATTTAAGAGGAGTGGGATTTTCTGCTAATTCAACACTTAACTTGGTGATTGGTGCCTTTTCCAGTTGTCGCAGAATGACCAATTTTTTGGACTTGGAACGACTAATAGAGAAGTGCTTTCCGCCTGATATTTTCACCTACAATCTGTTGCTGAAAGAATTAACCAAGAGTGATATGAGCAAAGCTCGTTCGTTGATTAGTCAGATATGTCAAAAGGGTTATGAACCTGATGGTTGGACATATCAAATCATGGTACGTGGTTTTTTAAATCATGGAATGATAGATGAGGCTAAGCGATGGAAAAAAGAAATGCTCCGAACAGGATTTTCTATATTTGAATATAGAATCTAATAGAATATTCATTTAAGGACAATTGGTCAAGATGTAACATGGCTTGCCCAATTTTAGTAagtatattatgatttttaaccATTTATTGGAAAATGGGCTACAttggttttagtttttctgtCAAATTGTTATTCTTAAACAATTCTTGTATCTTTTATTCTCCCTCCCCCTTTTTTCTTGTGGAAGCAttggaaaataaattatgttttcacCTCGTATTATTTATCACACTGGATTGACATTAGCTATGATATTTGGCGTAGCTTTTATACATCACCTTATTCTCCATACTGTATTGTTGAAGTTAGAAGTATTGCTTCTTATCCTTTTTTAGGGCTAGCTATCACCGCCAGATGAAAAATAACATCATATAATTCATGATTCAGGAGACAATTCTGAGTCTCAATAAAGTAGTTGTTGTTAGTATCACTAATTACTGATTGCCATGAGGACCTGTGGGTTTCATGTCAGTACCACATTTCTGTAGTTATTTTGTGCAGCTTGTTGAAGATACTGAAGTATTTATGGATGGAACTCTTGGTGGAAGTGCTAGTGGAGGAAAACTGAACACTTATAAGGAGTTGTGTAACATAGCGAATGAGATGGGACAACTGGACTTGATATATAAGTTCATGGATTTAGCAAATTATCAAGCTTCTCTGAATTCAAAGAGGGGTGCTGCTTTTGGCTTTTCTAAAATAGCAAAACAAGCAGGGGATGCTCTTAAGCCATACTTACGTTCTTTACTTCCAAGGCTTGTACGCAACCAATATGATCCTGACAAAAATGTGCAGGTAAGTTCAATTTAAGTAATCTGGTGAGCCCGGTACTGAATCTAATCCTTACCAAGGGCATTTCCAGGTGAATCCAGAAAATTTCTTTACCTACTTTTAATCTATATGATAGAAGATTATAGTGCTATATAATAAATGTCTTTATCAAacctcaaaaaaaaaaaaatgtagttttACCCCCTAAAATTTTTGGTTTGGTTCTCTATTTCCATGTAagatttctccttttttttttgtgcagCTTTTCCTTGccttttttagtgaaaaacttatttttcctTAGAATGCAATGTTATGCATGATAATATCCAATGagtatatgaatttttattttcaggcacGTACTTGAGTTGACTATTGCATTTTTTTCTGTCTAGGATGCAATGGTGCATATATGGAAGTCACTCACTTGtggatgattaaaaaaaaaccattGATGACAGTTTAGACATCATAATTGCAGATTTACTAGAACAGTGTGGATCCAGGCTTTGGCTCTCACGTAAGGCACATGTCTTGCCCTTAAAGACATTATTCAAGGATGGCAATTTAAAGAGATCAttaatattacttatatttttcttgagtTTAAAAGTGTGAGTTGTCAATGATCAATATAGACAAGAAATCCTgaaaattatagtaattaacTAACTACAAAAGTTTTGTATTCAGTCGATattgtttcttttcattctctATACAAAGAGAGCCATTGTTTTCTTTGTACATTTTATCAATACAAAAGTTACTTTTCagtttctcttttctctctctctctttttgaCTCTAATACTTGGCAACAAAAACCTTAGTAACTACTGTTATGGTGAGTCACTATCTGTAAAAAGCATGGAAATTTTTTCCATTGTGGGTTTTGTAATGTTTGCCAATGGAGAATAGTACTAGTTATTCTGGTCTTCTGTTTCTTCCTTCCTACTTTTATTGTGTTGTTTAATTGGCTTTATTCTGgtgttaaaatatggtttatatgtttatttaagtatttttttatttgaagagagATTACAAAGCTATTTATATTTGATGTGCTATTCCCTTTCATGAAAACTAATGTTTGATTTTCCCTTTCATTAAAACTAGTGGGTGATTTGTAGTATATTGGGCTGTTGAAAGATGTGAGTGATTTATAATGCGTTGTACTGAAGAGTGTGTAGGTAGTTACTTTTAACATTTGggtagtttattttaatttttaaaattttaaaatataattaaaggtAAATAGAAATATGAAATGTGTACACCAAAGAGGAGAATCCCCTTTATATGTTGTTatagattaagaaaataaaattaataatggtAATCAGATAAAAAATAGTGGGTGATTTGTAGTATATTGTGTTGTGCTGATGAAGTGTGCGTGGGTAgtttatttccatttttctaattttaaaacataattaaggataaaataggaatatgAAATGTGTAC contains these protein-coding regions:
- the LOC106765359 gene encoding pentatricopeptide repeat-containing protein At1g71210, mitochondrial isoform X3, with protein sequence MTTMLPIKHVTKHRLRSKSFVFSIVNPCSSSHAACASLAASPSPSTPSTSNSYQITKQEVVSSFKTWFATRKVQLDPLVDRIYQLLNASADNEDLFPALSALSLPLSECLVLRVLRYSATHRDINSCLRFLDWAGSQPNFHHTRTTLVAIFNILVRADRKPGVLECLDGFRRGVFLHNARFHDILVLGYAIARKPQNALHAYARMRFIGLDLDSFSYHVLLDSLAEKNYFNAFDIILRQIRARGFENHATNIIVVKHLCKERRLEETEGFLNDLVRRGEGLKGPEVSFLVGALCECFRFERAVELVKRFGSSGLVPLDHAYGAWVKGLVRGGREDEALEFFSQKKDSEGYCMSSSRYDVLIYRLLRQNRLQQVYDLLVDMNESCIPPDVATMNAVLCFFCKVGMADVAWELYSSRSEFGLSLNHLACKYLILTLCWDGCVVEAYNVVKSLVGKSYFPDEQTFRTLASALYRECKIDEMKELIDLSVSLDIVPTASTYDQYIYALCQAGRVQDVNLVPGELKTVAARASYVKMINGFVKLGRGDNAAQLLYEMKSKGHKLNFPLCTTVICCLLKMDNSRGRFFNLLQMLTRCESPTRCESPCRIYNFFMEGAGRAQKPDLCREVFELMKSNGVEPNLNSRVLVLRGYLRSGRISDALSFFNVVRGQGLECKKLYTTLVNGLCKCNRIDMSLGFFKSMFRLGFNPSLECYEVIVQELCSLQRYQDAIRIVNAYEKTGRPISSFMGNQLLQHSLISPKLHDTCVYLRGVGFSANSTLNLVIGAFSSCRRMTNFLDLERLIEKCFPPDIFTYNLLLKELTKSDMSKARSLISQICQKGYEPDGWTYQIMYHISVVILCSLLKILKYLWMELLVEVLVEEN
- the LOC106765359 gene encoding pentatricopeptide repeat-containing protein At1g71210, mitochondrial isoform X1 is translated as MTTMLPIKHVTKHRLRSKSFVFSIVNPCSSSHAACASLAASPSPSTPSTSNSYQITKQEVVSSFKTWFATRKVQLDPLVDRIYQLLNASADNEDLFPALSALSLPLSECLVLRVLRYSATHRDINSCLRFLDWAGSQPNFHHTRTTLVAIFNILVRADRKPGVLECLDGFRRGVFLHNARFHDILVLGYAIARKPQNALHAYARMRFIGLDLDSFSYHVLLDSLAEKNYFNAFDIILRQIRARGFENHATNIIVVKHLCKERRLEETEGFLNDLVRRGEGLKGPEVSFLVGALCECFRFERAVELVKRFGSSGLVPLDHAYGAWVKGLVRGGREDEALEFFSQKKDSEGYCMSSSRYDVLIYRLLRQNRLQQVYDLLVDMNESCIPPDVATMNAVLCFFCKVGMADVAWELYSSRSEFGLSLNHLACKYLILTLCWDGCVVEAYNVVKSLVGKSYFPDEQTFRTLASALYRECKIDEMKELIDLSVSLDIVPTASTYDQYIYALCQAGRVQDVNLVPGELKTVAARASYVKMINGFVKLGRGDNAAQLLYEMKSKGHKLNFPLCTTVICCLLKMDNSRGRFFNLLQMLTRCESPTRCESPCRIYNFFMEGAGRAQKPDLCREVFELMKSNGVEPNLNSRVLVLRGYLRSGRISDALSFFNVVRGQGLECKKLYTTLVNGLCKCNRIDMSLGFFKSMFRLGFNPSLECYEVIVQELCSLQRYQDAIRIVNAYEKTGRPISSFMGNQLLQHSLISPKLHDTCVYLRGVGFSANSTLNLVIGAFSSCRRMTNFLDLERLIEKCFPPDIFTYNLLLKELTKSDMSKARSLISQICQKGYEPDGWTYQIMLVEDTEVFMDGTLGGSASGGKLNTYKELCNIANEMGQLDLIYKFMDLANYQASLNSKRGAAFGFSKIAKQAGDALKPYLRSLLPRLVRNQYDPDKNVQDAMVHIWKSLTCG
- the LOC106765359 gene encoding pentatricopeptide repeat-containing protein At1g71210, mitochondrial isoform X2, producing the protein MTTMLPIKHVTKHRLRSKSFVFSIVNPCSSSHAACASLAASPSPSTPSTSNSYQITKQEVVSSFKTWFATRKVQLDPLVDRIYQLLNASADNEDLFPALSALSLPLSECLVLRVLRYSATHRDINSCLRFLDWAGSQPNFHHTRTTLVAIFNILVRADRKPGVLECLDGFRRGVFLHNARFHDILVLGYAIARKPQNALHAYARMRFIGLDLDSFSYHVLLDSLAEKNYFNAFDIILRQIRARGFENHATNIIVVKHLCKERRLEETEGFLNDLVRRGEGLKGPEVSFLVGALCECFRFERAVELVKRFGSSGLVPLDHAYGAWVKGLVRGGREDEALEFFSQKKDSEGYCMSSSRYDVLIYRLLRQNRLQQVYDLLVDMNESCIPPDVATMNAVLCFFCKVGMADVAWELYSSRSEFGLSLNHLACKYLILTLCWDGCVVEAYNVVKSLVGKSYFPDEQTFRTLASALYRECKIDEMKELIDLSVSLDIVPTASTYDQYIYALCQAGRVQDVNLVPGELKTVAARASYVKMINGFVKLGRGDNAAQLLYEMKSKGHKLNFPLCTTVICCLLKMDNSRGRFFNLLQMLTRCESPTRCESPCRIYNFFMEGAGRAQKPDLCREVFELMKSNGVEPNLNSRVLVLRGYLRSGRISDALSFFNVVRGQGLECKKLYTTLVNGLCKCNRIDMSLGFFKSMFRLGFNPSLECYEVIVQELCSLQRYQDAIRIVNAYEKTGRPISSFMGNQLLQHSLISPKLHDTCVYLRGVGFSANSTLNLVIGAFSSCRRMTNFLDLERLIEKCFPPDIFTYNLLLKELTKSDMSKARSLISQICQKGYEPDGWTYQIMLVEDTEVFMDGTLGGSASGGKLNTYKELCNIANEMGQLDLIYKFMDLANYQASLNSKRGAAFGFSKIAKQAGDALKPYLRSLLPRLVRNQYDPDKNVQART
- the LOC106765359 gene encoding pentatricopeptide repeat-containing protein At1g71210, mitochondrial isoform X4; the encoded protein is MTTMLPIKHVTKHRLRSKSFVFSIVNPCSSSHAACASLAASPSPSTPSTSNSYQITKQEVVSSFKTWFATRKVQLDPLVDRIYQLLNASADNEDLFPALSALSLPLSECLVLRVLRYSATHRDINSCLRFLDWAGSQPNFHHTRTTLVAIFNILVRADRKPGVLECLDGFRRGVFLHNARFHDILVLGYAIARKPQNALHAYARMRFIGLDLDSFSYHVLLDSLAEKNYFNAFDIILRQIRARGFENHATNIIVVKHLCKERRLEETEGFLNDLVRRGEGLKGPEVSFLVGALCECFRFERAVELVKRFGSSGLVPLDHAYGAWVKGLVRGGREDEALEFFSQKKDSEGYCMSSSRYDVLIYRLLRQNRLQQVYDLLVDMNESCIPPDVATMNAVLCFFCKVGMADVAWELYSSRSEFGLSLNHLACKYLILTLCWDGCVVEAYNVVKSLVGKSYFPDEQTFRTLASALYRECKIDEMKELIDLSVSLDIVPTASTYDQYIYALCQAGRVQDVNLVPGELKTVAARASYVKMINGFVKLGRGDNAAQLLYEMKSKGHKLNFPLCTTVICCLLKMDNSRGRFFNLLQMLTRCESPTRCESPCRIYNFFMEGAGRAQKPDLCREVFELMKSNGVEPNLNSRVLVLRGYLRSGRISDALSFFNVVRGQGLECKKLYTTLVNGLCKCNRIDMSLGFFKSMFRLGFNPSLECYEVIVQELCSLQRYQDAIRIVNAYEKTGRPISSFMGNQLLQHSLISPKLHDTCVYLRGVGFSANSTLNLVIGAFSSCRRMTNFLDLERLIEKCFPPDIFTYNLLLKELTKSDMSKARSLISQICQKGYEPDGWTYQIMLFCAAC